The following coding sequences are from one Bombus terrestris chromosome 14, iyBomTerr1.2, whole genome shotgun sequence window:
- the LOC100649898 gene encoding transmembrane protein 94 isoform X6, whose product MDGDRAKDNTSKPSENVKNKSTEPLGLSTKIALETLQRDIRRVLQEYEEEYRRNKKYKAWLKDTLHHRSQYTTLCWTSAIALLINAIILVIAFFTTNDTWHPTLPYEGLTVCCLVVLNFILVISDNKLRHEEIPYRVRILLDQLEVAKNNSQWNPENYPHLCSPLSPCLTLQWTYRDGRIVNLPWALLVAGDIIVIKPGQQSPGYCIPYDDADAPMLHAREIYSPQVHSANEIFSTPQARTPLKNKIYKLQETPYLMNLRMALDQALDRPVTYHNRKRHLLMICCIEQLAYPVLLIIVLLVNLFRYLYATEYFGVGYWNEMFLLQPIAISIPLLPLVFPTCWIFLNCFGMARFKALFKLYQSSKKLQFVDPFEDADISGPSNQEVVYNWLELKEYFFNILVGKEHMMSRSASILHVLGSVTALCCVDKKGILSWPNPTAEKVFFLRNANTLSPSSSTGSVDRTSEPQCQTQAEDSKQDSNKTSYITHDLSHSAAEVLDLTHDHALPFRLQFDDHSWRQHLNSLKPLGLAILLNTCNMDTQEHYMQFCCHVTCEALYNEDLVPVTNRRYQDHSIEDKSENQAKDTMQSSRQVYLVDESGSLGHMWCLCELAKQIGFQDQAQNIFQLEQQLSTFRHVQPEMVRRDIKFARSLSIATKLKFPFPHMVAVVVRERSGGGLQLLTQGTADIILDSCIEFWDGHDLCPLSASDRKKVQDFYQRTSLTSYCTAFAYRPLTRGICDRMTKIYLELPADSKHLYAPHRSPTPLPWDFRNVLDPRVKGILGQFHSTDSLLCSENKDDNVSDIDSCFEIQCNQVFIGMVTMQYQAQIDMVQLIEQLDRACIRFVHFSKENELRSRVFSEKMGLESGWNCHISLLSERASTNLDNSRAMSMSAPSAINTDFSTVKFDDETTEWNDTGTSQVKSAMSHREQDTVRSEDSVLVQSVDLGSGQEAWRSLSCLTDSTEQSAPVNFDLSNRAKLPRGIDKIRPHIELIDNVPLLVSLFTDCNTTVTREMLHIMQDYGEVVCVLGSSANAENMPIFMQADAGVAVEPLYPQVCQRIPALTPTKEDQGPSPVDLSRALNSIACSLSVKREDPIAIFHLIMEARHYMTCLWNCVQFWLCCTVTLSFTQALSGFLLLPPLFSVDQVLWLCCLIIPMLSISMIATPMDPTIMQRATGKNQCTVNGEVALFVLWCYGSKFLPTIITIVLSQCISFLTLCPIYTADSKCLYVYPDAQGKVSWGGWGDKPNIILVIQHFALSLLVLHLVTISVGFVHREYSIWKKQPFNNYVWFFSAFIALCAQAVFSGTVFCKFWKDEGQNIEDFPLHLPLFFLVSLPLIFAINELIKWQEIKVNVRYQKRARLEFGTKLGMNSPF is encoded by the exons ATGGATGGTGATCGAGCAAAGGACAACACTTCTAAACCAAGTGAAAATGTTAAGAATAAGTCCACAGAACCATTAGGGCTAAGTACAAAAATTGCTCTTGAAACATTACAACGCGATATTAGGAGAGTATTACAAGAATATGAGGAAGAATATAGGAGAAATAA AAAATATAAAGCTTGGCTAAAGGACACTTTACATCATCGTAGTCAGTACACAACTCTTTGTTGGACTTCAGCAATTGCACTTTTGATCAATGCCATTATCCTTGTTATTGCATTCTTCACAACCAACGATACATG gCATCCTACACTGCCTTATGAAGGACTGACTGTTTGTTGTTTGgtagtattaaattttattttagtcaTATCCGATAATAAATTACGACATGAAGAAATTCCTTATAGAGTACGAATTCTTCTTGACCAATTGGAAG TGGCAAAGAATAATTCTCAATGGAATCCCGAAAATTATCCACATTTATGCAGTCCATTGTCCCCCTGTCTAACTTTGCAGTGGACTTATCGTGATGGTCGTATAGTTAATTTGCCTTGGGCATTGTTAGTTGCTggtgatataattgttataaaaccTGGACAACAATCACCTGGATACTGTATTCCTTATGAT GATGCTGATGCACCGATGTTACACGCAAGAGAAATATATAGTCCGCAGGTCCACAgcgcaaatgaaattttttcaacGCCACAAGCTCGAACgccattgaaaaataaaatctataaaCTTCAAGAGACACCCTATTTGATGAATCTCAGAATGGCTCTTGACCAAGCTCTTGATAGGCCGGTTACATATCACAATCGCAAACGGCATCTTTTAATGATTTGTTGCATCGAACAACTGGCGTATCCAGTTCTTCTGATCATCGTATTACTTGTCAATTTGTTTCGATACTTATACGCGACAGAATATTTCGGTGTCGGTTACTGGAACGAAATGTTCTTGCTACAACCGATTGCTATTAGTATCCCTTTGCTTCCGTTAGTATTTCCAACTTGCTGGatctttttaaattgtttcgGAATGGCTCGTTTCAAAGCTCTGTTTAAGCTTTATCAATCTTCGAAGAAACTTCAg TTTGTGGATCCTTTCGAAGACGCAGATATTTCTGGGCCTAGCAACCAGGAAGTAGTGTACAATTGGTTGGAATTAAAAGAatactttttcaatattttagttggTAAAGAACATATGATGTCGAGATCTGCCAGTATTCTACACGTCTTAGGATCAGTCACG GCACTGTGTTGCGTAGATAAAAAAGGGATTCTTTCGTGGCCTAATCCAACTGCAGAGAAAgtattttttttaagaaatgcTAATACTTTATCCCCGTCTTCAAG TACTGGTAGTGTAGATAGAACCTCAGAACCTCAATGTCAGACACAAGCTGAAGACTCTAAACAAGATTCAAACAAGACATCATATATAACACATG atttgtctCACTCAGCAGCCGAAGTTTTGGACCTGACTCACGATCACGCTTTGCCGTTTCGTCTACAGTTTGACGACCATTCCTGGAGACAACACTTGAACTCATTAAAACCCCTAGGTTTAGCCATCCTCCTCAATACGTGTAATATGGACACCCAAGAGCATTACATGCAGTTTTGTTGCCATGTCACGTGTGAAGCTCTGTATAATGAGGATCTTGTACCGGTTACAAACAGACG CTACCAGGATCACAGTATAGAAGATAAGAGTGAAAATCAAGCAAAAGATACAATGCAAAGTTCGAGACAAGTGTATTTAGTCGACGAATCAGGGAGCCTTGGACATATGTG GTGTTTATGTGAATTAGCGAAGCAGATAGGTTTCCAAGACCAGGCAcaaaatatattccaattggAGCAACAATTGTCTACATTTAGACACGTC CAACCAGAAATGGTTCGACGAGATATAAAGTTCGCACGATCTTTAAGTATCGCAACAAAATTAAAGTTCCCGTTTCCACACATGGTCGCCGTGGTAGTTAGAGAAAGGAGTGGCGGTGGTTTGCAACTGCTTACACAGGGTACAGCGGACATAATTTTGGACTCCTGTATCGAATTTTGGGATGGTCATGATCTGTGTCCACTTTCAGCATCGgatag AAAAAAGGTGCAAGATTTTTATCAAAGAACgagcttaacgtcatattgcactGCATTTGCGTACAGACCACTAACACGTGGTATTTGCGATAGAATGACTAAGATATATTTAGAACTTCCCGCGGATAGCAAACATTTATATGCACCTCACAGAAGTCCTACTCCACTACCTTGGGACTTTCGAAACGTTCTCGATCCCAGAGTAAAAGGAATACTTGGACAATTTCATTCAACCG ATTCTTTGCTATGTAGTGAAAATAAAGATGATAACGTTAGCGACATTGATAGTTGCTTTGAAATTCAATGCAATCAAGTCTTTATTGGGATGGTGACTATGCAGTACCAAGCCCAAATCGATATG gtACAATTAATCGAGCAACTCGACAGGGCGTGCATTCGATTCGTTCACTTCAGCAAAGAAAACGAACTAAGATCACGCGTGTTCTCGGAGAAAATGGGACTGGAAAGCGGATGGAATTGCCACATATCGTTGCTCAGTGAAAGAGCTAG CACTAATCTGGATAATAGTCGTGCGATGAGTATGTCCGCACCGAGCGCTATAAACACCGATTTCTCCACGGTAAAATTCGACGATGAGACCACGGAATGGAACGATACAGGAACATCTCAAGTCAAAAGCGCTATGAGCCATAG GGAACAGGATACAGTGCGAAGCGAAGACAGTGTACTCGTACAAAGCGTAGATTTAGGTTCCGGACAAGAAGCATGGCGCTCTTTGAGTTGTCTTACAGACAGCACGGAGCAGAGCGCTCCCGTAAATTTTGATTTATCAAACAGG GCAAAACTACCTCGAGGCATCGATAAAATTAGACCGCATATAGAATTAATAGATAATGTTCCCCTTTTGGTATCTCTGTTTACTGATTGCAACACTACTGTTACAAGGGAGATGTTGCACATTATGCAAGATTACGGAGAAGTTGTTTGCGTACTTGGCTCTTCAGCCAATGCAGAGAACATGCCCATCTTTATGCAAGCGGATGCAgg AGTGGCAGTGGAACCACTTTATCCACAAGTTTGTCAAAGAATTCCAGCATTGACACCAACTAAAGAAGACCAAGGTCCATCTCCAGTCGATTTGAGTAGAGCACTGAATTCCATTGCCTGTTCGTTAAGCGTTAAACGAGAAGATCCAATTGCGATATTCCATTTAATTATGGAG GCTCGACATTATATGACGTGCCTTTGGAATTGCGTGCAATTCTGGCTCTGTTGTACAGTTACTCTCTCCTTCACTCAAGCTCTGTCTGGTTTCTTATTGCTACCACCTCTATTTTCGGTCGATCAAGTCTTATGGTTGTGTTGCTTAATCATTCCAATGTTATCTATATCCATGATCGCTACGCCTATGGATCCTACCATAATGCAACGTGCAACTGGGAAAAATCAGTGCACTGTAAATGGCGAG GTTGCATTGTTCGTTCTGTGGTGTTACGGCAGCAAATTTTTACCAACAATCATAACGATAGTACTATCGCAATGTATTTCGTTCTTGACTTTGTGTCCTATTTACACAGCAGACTCCAAGTGCCTGTATGTGTATCCCGATGCGCAAGGAAAAGTTTCATGGGGTGGTTGGGGGGATAAaccaaatattattttagtgaTACAACATTTCGCCTTGTCCCTGTTAGTTTTACATTTag TAACAATATCCGTAGGCTTTGTACATAGGGAATATTCCATTTGGAAGAAACAGCCATTCAACAATTATGTATGGTTCTTCAGTGCATTTATAGC ATTATGCGCACAAGCAGTATTCTCAGGAACGGTGTTCTGCAAATTTTGGAAAGACGAAGGACAGAATATCGAAGATTTTCCTCTacatcttcctctcttttttttagtTTCATTGCCATTAATTTTTGCAATTAACGAATTAATCAAGTGGCAAGAGATCAA GGTAAACGTGAGATATCAAAAGAGGGCACGACTTGAATTTGGTACAAAACTTGGAATGAATTCACcgttttaa
- the LOC100649898 gene encoding transmembrane protein 94 isoform X1, which produces MDGDRAKDNTSKPSENVKNKSTEPLGLSTKIALETLQRDIRRVLQEYEEEYRRNKKYKAWLKDTLHHRSQYTTLCWTSAIALLINAIILVIAFFTTNDTWHPTLPYEGLTVCCLVVLNFILVISDNKLRHEEIPYRVRILLDQLEVAKNNSQWNPENYPHLCSPLSPCLTLQWTYRDGRIVNLPWALLVAGDIIVIKPGQQSPGYCIPYDDADAPMLHAREIYSPQVHSANEIFSTPQARTPLKNKIYKLQETPYLMNLRMALDQALDRPVTYHNRKRHLLMICCIEQLAYPVLLIIVLLVNLFRYLYATEYFGVGYWNEMFLLQPIAISIPLLPLVFPTCWIFLNCFGMARFKALFKLYQSSKKLQFVDPFEDADISGPSNQEVVYNWLELKEYFFNILVGKEHMMSRSASILHVLGSVTALCCVDKKGILSWPNPTAEKVFFLRNANTLSPSSSTGSVDRTSEPQCQTQAEDSKQDSNKTSYITHDLSHSAAEVLDLTHDHALPFRLQFDDHSWRQHLNSLKPLGLAILLNTCNMDTQEHYMQFCCHVTCEALYNEDLVPVTNRRYQDHSIEDKSENQAKDTMQSSRQVYLVDESGSLGHMWCLCELAKQIGFQDQAQNIFQLEQQLSTFRHVQPEMVRRDIKFARSLSIATKLKFPFPHMVAVVVRERSGGGLQLLTQGTADIILDSCIEFWDGHDLCPLSASDRKKVQDFYQRTSLTSYCTAFAYRPLTRGICDRMTKIYLELPADSKHLYAPHRSPTPLPWDFRNVLDPRVKGILGQFHSTDSLLCSENKDDNVSDIDSCFEIQCNQVFIGMVTMQYQAQIDMVQLIEQLDRACIRFVHFSKENELRSRVFSEKMGLESGWNCHISLLSERARRQQWLERYPHMPPSYMSESPVGWWVSQAAAMSSPTPSAQSHQHNYSCMDEASHLLNRVSPRTNLDNSRAMSMSAPSAINTDFSTVKFDDETTEWNDTGTSQVKSAMSHREQDTVRSEDSVLVQSVDLGSGQEAWRSLSCLTDSTEQSAPVNFDLSNRAKLPRGIDKIRPHIELIDNVPLLVSLFTDCNTTVTREMLHIMQDYGEVVCVLGSSANAENMPIFMQADAGVAVEPLYPQVCQRIPALTPTKEDQGPSPVDLSRALNSIACSLSVKREDPIAIFHLIMEARHYMTCLWNCVQFWLCCTVTLSFTQALSGFLLLPPLFSVDQVLWLCCLIIPMLSISMIATPMDPTIMQRATGKNQCTVNGEVALFVLWCYGSKFLPTIITIVLSQCISFLTLCPIYTADSKCLYVYPDAQGKVSWGGWGDKPNIILVIQHFALSLLVLHLVTISVGFVHREYSIWKKQPFNNYVWFFSAFIALCAQAVFSGTVFCKFWKDEGQNIEDFPLHLPLFFLVSLPLIFAINELIKWQEIKVNVRYQKRARLEFGTKLGMNSPF; this is translated from the exons ATGGATGGTGATCGAGCAAAGGACAACACTTCTAAACCAAGTGAAAATGTTAAGAATAAGTCCACAGAACCATTAGGGCTAAGTACAAAAATTGCTCTTGAAACATTACAACGCGATATTAGGAGAGTATTACAAGAATATGAGGAAGAATATAGGAGAAATAA AAAATATAAAGCTTGGCTAAAGGACACTTTACATCATCGTAGTCAGTACACAACTCTTTGTTGGACTTCAGCAATTGCACTTTTGATCAATGCCATTATCCTTGTTATTGCATTCTTCACAACCAACGATACATG gCATCCTACACTGCCTTATGAAGGACTGACTGTTTGTTGTTTGgtagtattaaattttattttagtcaTATCCGATAATAAATTACGACATGAAGAAATTCCTTATAGAGTACGAATTCTTCTTGACCAATTGGAAG TGGCAAAGAATAATTCTCAATGGAATCCCGAAAATTATCCACATTTATGCAGTCCATTGTCCCCCTGTCTAACTTTGCAGTGGACTTATCGTGATGGTCGTATAGTTAATTTGCCTTGGGCATTGTTAGTTGCTggtgatataattgttataaaaccTGGACAACAATCACCTGGATACTGTATTCCTTATGAT GATGCTGATGCACCGATGTTACACGCAAGAGAAATATATAGTCCGCAGGTCCACAgcgcaaatgaaattttttcaacGCCACAAGCTCGAACgccattgaaaaataaaatctataaaCTTCAAGAGACACCCTATTTGATGAATCTCAGAATGGCTCTTGACCAAGCTCTTGATAGGCCGGTTACATATCACAATCGCAAACGGCATCTTTTAATGATTTGTTGCATCGAACAACTGGCGTATCCAGTTCTTCTGATCATCGTATTACTTGTCAATTTGTTTCGATACTTATACGCGACAGAATATTTCGGTGTCGGTTACTGGAACGAAATGTTCTTGCTACAACCGATTGCTATTAGTATCCCTTTGCTTCCGTTAGTATTTCCAACTTGCTGGatctttttaaattgtttcgGAATGGCTCGTTTCAAAGCTCTGTTTAAGCTTTATCAATCTTCGAAGAAACTTCAg TTTGTGGATCCTTTCGAAGACGCAGATATTTCTGGGCCTAGCAACCAGGAAGTAGTGTACAATTGGTTGGAATTAAAAGAatactttttcaatattttagttggTAAAGAACATATGATGTCGAGATCTGCCAGTATTCTACACGTCTTAGGATCAGTCACG GCACTGTGTTGCGTAGATAAAAAAGGGATTCTTTCGTGGCCTAATCCAACTGCAGAGAAAgtattttttttaagaaatgcTAATACTTTATCCCCGTCTTCAAG TACTGGTAGTGTAGATAGAACCTCAGAACCTCAATGTCAGACACAAGCTGAAGACTCTAAACAAGATTCAAACAAGACATCATATATAACACATG atttgtctCACTCAGCAGCCGAAGTTTTGGACCTGACTCACGATCACGCTTTGCCGTTTCGTCTACAGTTTGACGACCATTCCTGGAGACAACACTTGAACTCATTAAAACCCCTAGGTTTAGCCATCCTCCTCAATACGTGTAATATGGACACCCAAGAGCATTACATGCAGTTTTGTTGCCATGTCACGTGTGAAGCTCTGTATAATGAGGATCTTGTACCGGTTACAAACAGACG CTACCAGGATCACAGTATAGAAGATAAGAGTGAAAATCAAGCAAAAGATACAATGCAAAGTTCGAGACAAGTGTATTTAGTCGACGAATCAGGGAGCCTTGGACATATGTG GTGTTTATGTGAATTAGCGAAGCAGATAGGTTTCCAAGACCAGGCAcaaaatatattccaattggAGCAACAATTGTCTACATTTAGACACGTC CAACCAGAAATGGTTCGACGAGATATAAAGTTCGCACGATCTTTAAGTATCGCAACAAAATTAAAGTTCCCGTTTCCACACATGGTCGCCGTGGTAGTTAGAGAAAGGAGTGGCGGTGGTTTGCAACTGCTTACACAGGGTACAGCGGACATAATTTTGGACTCCTGTATCGAATTTTGGGATGGTCATGATCTGTGTCCACTTTCAGCATCGgatag AAAAAAGGTGCAAGATTTTTATCAAAGAACgagcttaacgtcatattgcactGCATTTGCGTACAGACCACTAACACGTGGTATTTGCGATAGAATGACTAAGATATATTTAGAACTTCCCGCGGATAGCAAACATTTATATGCACCTCACAGAAGTCCTACTCCACTACCTTGGGACTTTCGAAACGTTCTCGATCCCAGAGTAAAAGGAATACTTGGACAATTTCATTCAACCG ATTCTTTGCTATGTAGTGAAAATAAAGATGATAACGTTAGCGACATTGATAGTTGCTTTGAAATTCAATGCAATCAAGTCTTTATTGGGATGGTGACTATGCAGTACCAAGCCCAAATCGATATG gtACAATTAATCGAGCAACTCGACAGGGCGTGCATTCGATTCGTTCACTTCAGCAAAGAAAACGAACTAAGATCACGCGTGTTCTCGGAGAAAATGGGACTGGAAAGCGGATGGAATTGCCACATATCGTTGCTCAGTGAAAGAGCTAG GAGACAGCAATGGCTGGAGAGATATCCGCACATGCCCCCATCGTATAT GTCCGAGAGTCCAGTGGGTTGGTGGGTGAGCCAGGCAGCAGCCATGTCCTCACCCACTCCCTCGGCCCAATCTCATCAACATAATTACTCCTGCATGGATGAGGCCAGCCACTTGCTTAATCGTGTCTCTCCTCG CACTAATCTGGATAATAGTCGTGCGATGAGTATGTCCGCACCGAGCGCTATAAACACCGATTTCTCCACGGTAAAATTCGACGATGAGACCACGGAATGGAACGATACAGGAACATCTCAAGTCAAAAGCGCTATGAGCCATAG GGAACAGGATACAGTGCGAAGCGAAGACAGTGTACTCGTACAAAGCGTAGATTTAGGTTCCGGACAAGAAGCATGGCGCTCTTTGAGTTGTCTTACAGACAGCACGGAGCAGAGCGCTCCCGTAAATTTTGATTTATCAAACAGG GCAAAACTACCTCGAGGCATCGATAAAATTAGACCGCATATAGAATTAATAGATAATGTTCCCCTTTTGGTATCTCTGTTTACTGATTGCAACACTACTGTTACAAGGGAGATGTTGCACATTATGCAAGATTACGGAGAAGTTGTTTGCGTACTTGGCTCTTCAGCCAATGCAGAGAACATGCCCATCTTTATGCAAGCGGATGCAgg AGTGGCAGTGGAACCACTTTATCCACAAGTTTGTCAAAGAATTCCAGCATTGACACCAACTAAAGAAGACCAAGGTCCATCTCCAGTCGATTTGAGTAGAGCACTGAATTCCATTGCCTGTTCGTTAAGCGTTAAACGAGAAGATCCAATTGCGATATTCCATTTAATTATGGAG GCTCGACATTATATGACGTGCCTTTGGAATTGCGTGCAATTCTGGCTCTGTTGTACAGTTACTCTCTCCTTCACTCAAGCTCTGTCTGGTTTCTTATTGCTACCACCTCTATTTTCGGTCGATCAAGTCTTATGGTTGTGTTGCTTAATCATTCCAATGTTATCTATATCCATGATCGCTACGCCTATGGATCCTACCATAATGCAACGTGCAACTGGGAAAAATCAGTGCACTGTAAATGGCGAG GTTGCATTGTTCGTTCTGTGGTGTTACGGCAGCAAATTTTTACCAACAATCATAACGATAGTACTATCGCAATGTATTTCGTTCTTGACTTTGTGTCCTATTTACACAGCAGACTCCAAGTGCCTGTATGTGTATCCCGATGCGCAAGGAAAAGTTTCATGGGGTGGTTGGGGGGATAAaccaaatattattttagtgaTACAACATTTCGCCTTGTCCCTGTTAGTTTTACATTTag TAACAATATCCGTAGGCTTTGTACATAGGGAATATTCCATTTGGAAGAAACAGCCATTCAACAATTATGTATGGTTCTTCAGTGCATTTATAGC ATTATGCGCACAAGCAGTATTCTCAGGAACGGTGTTCTGCAAATTTTGGAAAGACGAAGGACAGAATATCGAAGATTTTCCTCTacatcttcctctcttttttttagtTTCATTGCCATTAATTTTTGCAATTAACGAATTAATCAAGTGGCAAGAGATCAA GGTAAACGTGAGATATCAAAAGAGGGCACGACTTGAATTTGGTACAAAACTTGGAATGAATTCACcgttttaa